The genomic interval TGGGAGAGCCTGACTGTCTCAATAGTCTATCCTTCATCCACTCCTAGGGTCTAGGCAGGCATCCTCCATATTGCTTTTATATACAGTCTTCGATAAGCGTGGATGAAGGGCAAAATACAAAGATGAAAGGAACCCAATTTAAACTACTGAGGCACACCCACAGTTTGCGTTCCCCTCTGTCCCAGCCATCCTCCACATGAATGGCACGAGTTTATACAGGAAGTCGCAAATACATTTATCTGCAAAGCTCTGGCAAAGTAATGTATAGATCTGGCACGATTCGCAGTTCTAGAGTATCAGATCTAAATAATACATTTCTATCCGAAGGTTTTAGAATGTTGCACTCTTTACATGAGCCCCAGGTGTGAGCaaggatctggtttgaccagggggCTCAGGGGAAGGGCCAGCTCCATGCAAAGGGGGTTGGTTGACCAATCAAATCACACACGCCATCAATAACAAACATTTACAAACAAGCAAACCTGGTACAAGGTGTCCAGCTTTTGAAAGTTTTGCCCAAATCccaatagagtaccacagtatgagtcataatagccataaaacctagcggtcaaacatgGAAATTGCTCCAATCATTTttccccataggggattttagaaacattaAGGGCTGTGTTTGGTCTAGGCTTACCCTGACATGACATTTTGATAACAGTGTaaatatctctaggacaaggtgacatATCAATATATTTGCTTGTATGTTTACCCCCAAAATTGAaacgctaattagctgctaatgtggccaACATAAAGAGTTAAATGCCATGATCTGGAAGAGACTCGAGTCAAAGGTAAGGCTCTCTGGATTAACTAATGTTAACTAAATATAGTAATGAATAAATTTGATGAATTTCTTTAAATGGACAACTCTGAACGGTCTTGTGCAAGTTTGACATTTACACAACACCTCTTAGCAAAGGGTATCAGCTAGAGATGACaagcaggagcttgcagggatttgtactTTTGTGTGATGTCTGTTTTGACgctaattattattttcaaatttCAAAGTAAATCGAGCCTAAATACattgaaaaaaaatcacattggaCGAGAGGAATTTACATGGCTATCAAAATGTCACActagggtaagcctacacgaaacacaacCCTTTAAGTGTTTCTAGAATCCCCTATGGGGAGAATTAAGGTGGGAAAACGATTGGAACAATTTCCCTGTTTGacagctaggttttatgggtagtatgacacctccactgtggggctctatcgACCCCTAGTCTGTATCCTAGCAAGGAAAATAAAAAAAGGATTGGTAGGAATTAGCAATAGCACCACCCTGCTCTCTTATAGTGTAGATGGGATTTGTTCCTTATAGCTGTCCAACATTAAGTGCTATGGGGTTGGGGCTAGGGGGCTATTTAGAATTggacgtgtgtgtgcatgcacatcTGAAATTTAAAATAGCACCCCCAAATAAACCGATCACTATCTTCTCAAACGTGGATGGATTTCTGGTAGAAAAAAATCCTTCATAAAATCTTACTGTATAAACATCTCATGGAAACCAGTTTTGACCTATCCTGAAATGAGGCAAAGAGCATTTAGACAATGCAAGTTGCTTTTCTGTATATCTACAGAGTGAATAAGGCACCACTCCAAGTGGAGCCTGGCTGTCTGCATGCAGCCCTCTGCAACAAGACGGCACAGAAAAAGTACAGCAGTCGACATCCTGTCCAACAACTAACTACCAGCAGTCTCAGATTGGACAGATTCAGGCATCACATGGGTTAGAACTCATGAGGATGTCAGAAGTGTGAAATGACATCCATTGGAGATGGTAAATGAGAGCAcaccaaaaaaaaaaagtatagaaCATTAAACAAATTCAGTGCAACTTTCTAAATAGCATTTGATCGTCAGTTTACAGAGATTGCTTCCCAATTTACAGAAAATTAAATGTAATAATGTCCCCAAAAATATATTCCCCATTGCTGACGGTAAACATGGGGCACACTGTACAATTGGTGGTGATTTATGGtgcggggcggcagcgtagcctagtggttagagtgttggactagtaaccgaaaggttgcaagttcaaatccccaaagcagttaacccactgttcttaggccgtcattaaaaataagaatttgttcttaactgacttgcctagttaaataaaggtataaaataaaTGGTGTAGCCATCTGTCAAGCAAGTATCATGTATTCTGTAAGGACCTATATAATTTCAAACCTCCAAGGGTGAGTCAACACCCCCCTATGTAGGGTAGAGGGAGTGAAGGGTTTGGAACAGAGCCATTCAGGAAGTTCTGCTTCATCTCGGATGAGCAGGATTTTAAAGGCACTTGGGTCTGATCTAGCACAAGCCTCGGTCAGCATCTCTGGCTTAAacttgctacatccatttttggaattATAAATACACACCCATTGATTCATGAATAATATAACCTCATGAACTTGGTTCAACAGTCGTACCCCCTCAGAACCCAAATAAGCtggttttactccaatgttagtaaacaaacactgtatagccttgGTTAAATCTATCCTTTTGATATATTGGATGGTCAGTCCActgtgaatttgagagtggttacatttcttcagGCCAATCTCtgccttttattattattattttttaccaaaacagaagCAGGTTCAAAATAATGTTTCAATTAAGGGTTCTAGCTTCAAGGACTGTTCTGACATCTCTCATTTTAACTTTGACTGTCTAGGAAAGGTCATCCAAAAACAGACTCTGGACCAGCAGTTGGAGCCAACCTCTATCTGAACCAACCAGCAGACAAGAGAACACGGAACACCAAGCCGCGCTGTGAAAACAATGATTCATTTTCGGAACAAAAAGAGCAGGTGCAGGCACATATCAACTACCGTAGTATAAACTCTTcacagaataaaaaatacaaattctGACTTAACCTCTTGTACAAATTAAGGATTTATTTCAAATAAATTAATTCACCTTCATAGATCATTGTcatagtagtaataatagcatCAATATAGAAATATCCCTTCAGGTAAGCGAAGTCGAGGCCAAAGTCTGATTGGTTTACCACTAAAAGGACATCTTTCAGCCTGACTTGTCAAACGAAGTAGAATGATAAATATGGTTTCCTTCAGTCACCAAGATTATTAATTTAATAATGAATAGGAATAAACTGTCCCAGACACAGCTCTTAGGTAATGTAGGTTTTTGCCCTAGAATGACTAGGGTTGGGACCGGGACAGGTAGGCTGACCCTAGATCTGCGCCTACAGGTTACTTTTACCCAGAGCATTCTTCATCAAGAGATAGTCTGGCAGACCTGTCACTTTAAAGATACAGGAACCACATTTTGTTTTCTGCTTTGTTTGCCATCATTCCCTCAAAAGAAGAGCTGAGGAGAAAGGGACAAAGGCAGTTATCCACCACCATAAGATGACTAACACCTTACTTGGTCTATTACTTGCTGTTTTAGCAAGAACACAACAAAAAGCAACAGGTCCATGAGGCTAATACACTTCCTTCAGTCACCAGCAGGGGGCTCTGTGGCTCCAGTGACAGTGCAATTCCCCAGCTGACCAGACCAGAGATGGTTGAGAGCACATGGAGCAGTGAGCACCTACTTTGCACCAGTGTTTGGGTGACATCAGCCCCTCAGGTCAGTCTCTCCGAGTCACAAGCCCTCTGTGTAACACACAGTTACCTCAACTGTCAGAGCTGGGAACGGAATTCTGCAGGACACACCCAATTCCTTCTGATACTTTAAAATGtatctttttttttacagtagtATTCACATTTACGCAaaaagatagagaaggagagcaagagtgagagcaagtgagagagagcaagtgagcgACAGATTGAATGAGAGTGTCCTCAGACAGAAGCCCTGAGAGAAGTGGCTCTGAGGATGTCACTGCTGGTTGCCAGAGGGCCCCTGGTCAGCAAGTGTTAGGTGCGTCTGCGAGCACCCCGGGGCCGGGGGCCTGGATTGTGGCCCCCCGCCTTATGTCAGCCTGGTAGCTTTTTTATGTGGATCTACAAAGagacacaggaacacagacaTGTCACACACCTGGGTACATAGAACAATAGATACATTTGATAAAAGATTAAAAGACAGATGACGCTGTGTGATTGGCTGACCTCGCTGAGGATGGCCCAGACAGCAGAGTCTTTGATGACAGAGAGACGCAGCGCCACCACCGGGTTGAAGGAGGCGTCTACAGCCCCCTCTGCCACACCCTTCTCAAactgacctagagagagagagagagagagagagagaataagagctgGGATTGAGTTAGTACATTGTTGATCAGTCTGTGGCAGGAAAAATGCGAGTGGGTAATGTGATCAGGGTGCGTTCTGAGTAGAGAAAGATAACAGGACAGGAGGGTTGGTGCAGGTCCACTCACCGATTTTGTAGTAGCGGTCTTCAGTTCGCTTGTACTTCTCTTTGGTCTTTGGTCGAGTTTCCTTCAGACAGACATTTTGGGATTATTTGTGTAAGGTTCTGCATACACTAAGTAGAGAGCCTTGTTAACGCTAACATACAGAAAACTACACACTGTGCTCATCTCCCGCCTCCTGCACTGATATCGATTGGAGCAGGCAATGCTCATGATCGTGTCAATAACCAAATCAATACACATTGAGTGATCGGTCAATAAACCAAATCAGACAAGTGCCCTGCCTCTGTTTACACATCATTGCACACTGTCATCTGAATGTTGTCTGAATGTTGTCGACTTACCAAGAAGGGCAGTATCTCTACGGTGGTGTTCTCTATCCTGTCCCCAGGGTGTTCCTGGTTCCCACTGCGGAACAGGAACCTGCCAATCACACAACACTTATTAATGCATATTCACGTCCCATGGCACACTCATGAATACGCACACCCACACCTTCCTTACACGCAACACTGTCCTGTCACACAATGTGCTGTGCTTTTAGAACGACATCTGACAAGTCTAAACTAAGCCTGAGGCAGCAATGGCACACGAGCACATTCACCCACCCCTCCACTTAAGCTGTTAATGAATCTTGTCACACATCACATGGCTAACAGGTGCAAATCAAGCCCAGACCCCAACACTGGAGAGAGGTCACCGACTGCTATGAACAGAAACACTACACATGAAACAGTGATGAGTTGGTCCCTCTGAAGCTCCCTGACTTCTATCCCCTCACCTAGCCCCTTCTTCCACATCCCCTCACCTAGCCCCTTCTTCCACATCCCCTCACCTAGCCCCTTCTTCCACATCCCCTCACCTAGCCCCTTCTTCCACATCCCCTCACCTAGCCCCTTCTTCCACATCCCCTCACCTAGCCCCTTCTTCCACATCCCCTCACCTAGCCCCTTCTTCCACATCCCCTCACCTAGCCCCTTCTTCCACATCCCCTCACCTAGCCCCTTCTTCCACATCCCCTCACCTAGCCCTTCCTTTCTCCCCCCCAAACCATTCCGCTCTTTCTTTCCgtgaatctctctccctctcctaggaGGCAGTCCTGGGAATTCTTATTTTAGAACACTCATTAGCACACTGAGCCCCAGAGAGACAGGCACGCTAAAGCTTGTGGAAGAGTGTGTGACACGACCTCCCTTTTCCCTCGTGTGTGCACACAAACTCCCTACTTACCTCTCTATGCTGACGGGCCTGTCGAACTTGAAGAGGACGTAGTCTCCAGCAGTAGGGTTGATGGCCCAGAAGAAGTCTTCTCCTAGGTAGGTCTTGTCCAGCGTGTGGCCCTGGTACACCTACACAGCACAACATTAGCTAAATGCACTCAAAACCTTTCAGTAAACTTCTCCAATAATTATACAAAGCAAACTTTTAAAACGCATTTCAACACACTCAATACCGGGCATACTACCTTATTGAAATAAAAAGCCAATTATGAAAACATGCGTAAAAAAAACAATATACATCTTTCAACTCATAAGGCCAAGGTAGAAAGTTGTCTTAAAGGTGATGTACCTTGAGAGACGTGGACACCTCAGCAGGCGGGTTCACGTGGATTTTATGGAGCAAGGGTTTCAGGAAGTCCTTATCcttggagaaagaggggggggggggggggttgggagaAAGAGTCAGCATGGCCTAGTATAATAGCCGATGAGTTGGTCGGTTTAGGACATATTAAGGTAGTGATTGGGGGTATTTAGGAAATATGGTACAGGAAATTTGATCAAAGGCTGATGCAGGGTGAGTGAtctagagggagggtgagaggtttATGACCCACAGTAAGTTTCTGGATCTTTCCAGCCAGAGAGGAGTGTAGCCCCACATGTTGAAAGAGAGAAGGCCTGAACCGCACACGCAGACTCGACTTCTGCCGCTCACAGTGCTTCTGTAGGGAGAAAGGGTAGATGGAGAGAGTCAAGAGAGTTGATgaagataccacacacacacaaacaaccaaaCAGGGTGTGTACGTACTGCGTCTTTCTCCGGGTTACACACTTTGACCCAGAGGATGTGGTCCAGTAGCCAATCAATCGGCTTCTCCTTATAGAACATGAAGATAAACTCTACGATCAAATTGAGATCTGGAGCCTGGAACATCTTacctgagagaaggagagaggtagatggggagggagagagaaagaggagagagtgaaacAAGGAGAGGGGGGTATGGGGAATGAGGATCAAGGGAAAGGAAGGTgaaaaagaggggagggagagagaaggaaaaccAGTGGGCTGGCTATTCAAACCATGCTCTGTTTTTTTTATACTCCAAAAGTCTCCTGATGTTTGTTGACTTTCATTTTATCTGACAGTCATTGTTCGTTAAGGGTCAAGGATTCCTCGTTAAGCCCCAGTGACCATTAGTTAAGGACCATTAATTGCTGATTAATAGCTTGTTAGAGGGTTGGTAAATGCCCAGAgcttgtgtgtgcgcgcgtgcgtgttaCCGATGAAGCCGAGCTGGGAGAACTCGAGGATCATCCAGTCCTCGGAGGAGAGCTGCAAGGCAAAGTTCTTCATGGTGGCAAAGTAGTTGGGCTTGGCCACAATGTCATCCTCCAactagaaggagagagagaagggggggggggggcggactgGTGAGCAGGGGTTTGGCCATCACATCTCGTCATCTACTAATCACAAACACGGAACACCACACAAGTCTCTCACTAAGCTactttctataggcactgtatGATGTCTACGGCCTACAATAGACTGAACTACACTGTCAATGACAGCATTCAGTACCTCTGCCCACTCCGCCAGAGTGGAGAACACAGGATGGAAGATGAAAACAACCAAAACAgaaggacagaaagacagaagggGTTAGAGGATGCGATCCAATGTGTTAATtcattatacactgagtgtacaaaacattaggaacacctttccatgacagactgaccaggtgaatactatgatcccttattgatgtcacttgttaaatccacttcaaatcagtgtagatgaaggggaggagacgagtTAAAGAACGATTTTTAACCCTTGAGACATGGATGGTCTGTGTGCCATtccgagggtgaatgggcaagacaaaatatttaagtgcctttccaatggggtatggtagtaggtgccaggcgcaccagtttgagtgtatcaagaactgcaacgctgctggctttttcccactcaacagtttcccgtgtgtatcaagaatggtccacctcccaaaggacatccagccaacttgacgcaAATGTGGGcagcattggagtcaacctggGCCAGCATACCTGTGGAACGCTTCGacagcttgtagagtccatgccccgacgaattgaggctgttctgagggcaaaatattagaaagatactgttcatgttttgtacactcagtgtatgtatgtacagtgccttgcgaaagtattcggcccccttgaactttgcgaccttttgccacatttcaggcttcaaacataaagatataaaactgtatttttttgtgaagaatcaacaacaagtgggacacaatcatgaagtggaacgacatttattggatatttcaaacttttttaacaaatcaaaaactgaaaaattgggcgtgcaaaattattcagcccctttactttcagtgcagcaaactctctccagaagttcagtgaagatctctgaatgatccaatgttgatctaaatgactaatgatgataaatacaatccacctgtgtgtaatcaagtctccgtataaatgcacctgcactgtgatagtctcagaggtccgttaaaagcgcagagagcatcatgaagaacaaggaacacaccaggcaggtccgagatactgttgtgaagaagtttaaagccggatttggatacaaaaagatttcccaaggagcactgtgcaagcgataatattgaaatggaaggagtatcagaccactgcaaatctaccaagacctggccgtccctctaaactttcagctcatacaaggagaagactgatcagagatgcagccaagaggcccatgatcactctggatgaactgcagagatctacagctgaggtgggagactctgtccataggacaacaatcagtcgtatattgcacaaatctggcctttatggaagagtggcaagaagaaagccatttcttaaagatatccataaaaagtgtcatttaaagtttgccacaagccacctgggagacacactaaacatgtggaagaaggtgctctggtcagatgaaaccaaaattgaactttttggcaacaatgcaaaatgttatgtttggcgtaaaagcaacacagctcatcaccctgaacacaccatccccactgtcaaacatggtggtggcagcatcatagtttgggcctgcttttcttcagcagggacagggaagatggttaaaattgatgggaagatggatggagccaaatacaggaccattctggaagaaaacctgatggagtctgcaaaagacctgagactgggacggagatttgtcttccaacaagacaatgatccaaaacataaagcaaaatctacaatggaatggttcaaaaataaacatatccaggtgttagaatggccaagtcaaagtccagacctgaatccaatcgagaatctgtggaaagaactgaaaactgctgttcacaaatgctctccatccaacctcactgagctcgagctgttttgcaaggaggaatgggaaaaaatgtcagtctctcgatgtgcaaaactgatagagacataccccaagcgacttacagctgtaatcgcagcaaaaggtggcgctacaaagtattaccttaagggggctgaataattttgcacgcccaatttttcagtttttgatttgttaaaaaagtttgaaatatccaataaatgtcattccacttcatgattgtgtcccacttgttgttgattcttcacaaaaaaattgttttatatctttatgtttgaagcctgaaatgtggcaaaaggtcgcaaagttcaagggggccgaatactttcgcaaggcactgtatgtcatcaAAGGGAGTAGCAGGTGGTATGATAGAAGATGTACAACAACCTGTACAGTATGTCTGATCTTTATATTCACTCAGAGGAGAAAAGGGCTGCCCAACTCTCAGACACAGTATGTTCATCTTATACCAACACAGACTAGCAAATGGCCTCGTGTAATGTAAAGAACACATCCAAATTGGGCACACCTTGTTCCAAACTACCGGCTTACCAGTGTTTCCGTGGTAACAAACCCTATGATGCTGTAGTATGTTGGTACAAGGTGTACTACAGCTCTGCCCCAGACAAATACCGCTCCTGCCGGGCACATTCCAACAGGTTGCCATGGGAACGCAGGTTTAGTAGGGGCAGAATGTGTGTCTGTTCCAAGGATGTACACACCTGGACATAGTAGACTCCTTTGCTCACAGCAtacatcatgaggaaggaataGTCCAGATTCTGCTTGGTCCGCcatctacaacacaaacacacaatgatGAATCTTTTCCTCATACCCGGTTACTAAATAACTGGTGGCTGGAGGGAGAAGGTGTGCACATCACTGCCCGACGAACGGTGTTGGGACCAGCATAagtgcatacaaacacacacgtgggcgagcacccacccacacacgcTAATGAGTTGCATTGTTCTTCATTCCACCTCAGCAGCAGGGATTCCAGTGAGCTTCTCATAAATATTCAATGAGCCAGCAAAAATATAATCAAGAGCTAACAAAGGGCAGCACACAACAAGCACACATCAGACCAATTTCAAACATGGTTTACCCTCAAACATCAGCTCTCCATCAACCCCCACACATGCGAGAGGGAGCCGCGCGGCAGAGAGAGCGACAAGAGAGATGAGACAAGAGGTTTCCACAGCACAGTCAATGTAAGAGGGTGGGGGGAAGGGAAGGAGATAAGAGGGGTGCAGTTGACCTTGAGCTCACTTTGAGAGATGCCTGTGGAATACTGAGCACCTGGCCCACCCCTTACagctcctcccactctcctctctccttctcaccgtATTGTCAATGGTAATGCCCACCGGATGTGACACATCAACGACAAATACCCAGAACAAATCAATTTTGGGGTGTGAGCAGTGGAGAAGGGCTGGAGAGGTCCAGGCGTGACGGTGTGTGGCTGTTATTTGACCGTTTGCCAACGTTTGTCACCAATTGAAGATTAACTTCCTTGGATTCTTTACAGAATCAAATGTTGATGTTTTACTTTGTGTGTTTTCTTACCTGACCCGCTCTCTGGAGTCTCCAAAAGTCTCCTTGAGTTCTTTGAGATCTGGGTAGTAGCTGGCAGGAGGAGAGATCAGCTCCAACAGACCTGAACTGAACTCTGTAGAAAACCTGGGATAGACACATGCACACGTTGTCATCCTACTTCTGTTCTCGCTAAACCGCCAGGGGGTTTATCAGACAGGAAACATCACAAAGACAGGAAGCttaaggacaggaagtgatgtcactcaCTCTTTCTCCAGTCCAGTAACCACGCTATGGACGTATTCCGTGTCCATCTACAAAGACCGAATATAATATTATTTGCATATCACAGTGTGTgttatatacacatatatacacacacagttgaagtcaaaagttaaactgagtttaaatgtatgttatcacaattcctgacatttaaatcgtagtaaaagttccctgtcttaggtcagttaggatcaccactattttaagaatgtgaaatgtcagaataatagaagagagaatgattaatttgagatttctttaatcacattcccaatgggtcagaagttataacatactaattgagtgtatttgatagcattgcctttaaaattgtttaacttgggtcaaatgttgcaggtagccttccacaataagttgggtgaaatttgtcccattcctcctgacagagctggtgtaaccgagtcagatttgtaggcctcttttctcacacacgctttttcagttctgcccacacatttctataggattgaggtcagggctttgtgatggccactccaataccttgactttgttgtccttaagccattttgccacaactttggaagtatgcttggggtcattgtccatttggaagacccatttgcaaccaagctttaacaagactgatgtcttgagatgttgcttcaatatattcacataattttccatcctcttgatgccatctattttgtgaagtgcaccagtccctcctgcagcaaagcacccccacaacatgatgctgccacccctgtgcttcgtggttgggatggtattctttggcttgcaagcctccctcttttttcctccaaacataacaatggtcattatggccaaaacattctatttttgtttcatcagaccagtggacacctctccaaaaagtatgatctttgtccccatgtgtagttttaaactgtagtctggcttttttaatggcggttttggagcagtggcttattccttgctgagctgcctttcaggttatgtcgatataggactcgctttactgtggatatttaTACTTTTgaaccagtttcctccagcatcttcacaaggtcctttgatgctgttctgggattgagttgcactttttgcatcaaagtacattcatctctgggagacagaacgtgtctccttcctgagcggtatgacggctgcgtggtcccatggtgtttatacttatgtactattgtttgtacagatgaaagtggtaccttaagacatttggaaattgctcccaaggatgaaccagacttgtggaggtctacaatttattttctggaGGTCtgggctgatttatttagattttaccatgatgtcaagcaaagaggcactgatatacatccacaagtatacctccaattgactcaaattctgtgaattagcctaccagaatcttctaaagccatgacatcattttcaggaattttccaagctgtataaaggcagtcaacttagtgtatatatacagtgaattataagtgatataatctgtctaaacaattgtgtCATGGActaataataacacacacacacacacacacacacacacacacacacacacacacacacacacacacctcaaaaaaataaaagggaacacttaaacaacaatgtaactccaagtcaatcacacttctgttaaatcaaactgtccacttaggaagcaacactgattgacaatacatttcacatgctgttgtgcaaatggaatagacaacaggtggaaattataggcatttagcaagacacccccaataaaggagtggttctgcaggtggggaccacacaccacttctcagttcctatgcttcctggctgatgttttggtcacttttgaatgctggcggtgctttcactctagtggtagcatgagacggagtctacaacccacacaagtggctcgggtactgcagctcatccaggatggcacatcaatgcgagctgtggcaagaaggtttgctgtgtctgtcagcgtagtgtccagagcatggaggcgctaccaggagacaggccagtaaatcaggagacgtggagggcaacaacccagcagcaggaccgctacctccgcctttgtgcaaggaggagcactgccagagccctgcaaaatgacctccagcaggccacaaatgtgcatgtgtctgctcaaacagtcagaaacagactccatgagggtggtatgagggcccgatgtccacaggtgggggttatgcttacagcccaacaccgtgcaggatgtttggcatttgccagagaacaccaagattggtaaattcgccactggcgccctgtgctcttcacagatgaaagcaggttcacactgagcatgtgacagacgtgacagagtatggagacgccgtggagaacgttctgctgcctgggtttacctctggggtgctcgccagaggtagcctgactgccattaggtaccgagatgagatcctcagaccccttgtgagaccatatgctggtgcagttggccctgggttcctcctaatgcaagacctcatgtggctggagtgtgtcagcagttcctgcaagaggaaggcattgatgctatggactggcccgcccgttctccagacctgaatc from Oncorhynchus kisutch isolate 150728-3 linkage group LG26, Okis_V2, whole genome shotgun sequence carries:
- the LOC109871155 gene encoding alpha-1,3-mannosyl-glycoprotein 4-beta-N-acetylglucosaminyltransferase A, whose translation is MRLRNGTVATAIIFFTSFLSLSWYTAWQNGKEKLVAYQREFHALKERLRVAEHRTLQRSSELNNILEQFRRAIAETNGSKDALINFSDETQKLLKELASRKPLQVPNIYHHMPHLLNNEGSLHPAVQVGMGRTGVSMVMGIPTVKRKVKSYLAETLHSLIDKLSPEEKLDCVIIVFVGEMDTEYVHSVVTGLEKEFSTEFSSGLLELISPPASYYPDLKELKETFGDSRERVRWRTKQNLDYSFLMMYAVSKGVYYVQLEDDIVAKPNYFATMKNFALQLSSEDWMILEFSQLGFIGKMFQAPDLNLIVEFIFMFYKEKPIDWLLDHILWVKVCNPEKDAKHCERQKSSLRVRFRPSLFQHVGLHSSLAGKIQKLTDKDFLKPLLHKIHVNPPAEVSTSLKVYQGHTLDKTYLGEDFFWAINPTAGDYVLFKFDRPVSIERFLFRSGNQEHPGDRIENTTVEILPFLETRPKTKEKYKRTEDRYYKIGQFEKGVAEGAVDASFNPVVALRLSVIKDSAVWAILSEIHIKKLPG